In Thermotomaculum hydrothermale, a single genomic region encodes these proteins:
- the thpR gene encoding RNA 2',3'-cyclic phosphodiesterase, which produces MKKRLFLALELPENIKNELIIQQNNLVKKLGVKGKTHRDALHLTLKFIGDFEEEKIESLSSEIERFTEKIHPFTLTLEKLSCFPDCFKPRIVFVSSIPLQPIKAIAESLDSICERFGVKPEKRQFKPHITIYRVKKQAKIEEKKVNPLQFTVNSITLFESILKPDRAYYKVVKSFKLSGE; this is translated from the coding sequence ATGAAAAAAAGGCTATTTTTAGCCCTTGAACTTCCTGAAAACATTAAAAATGAACTGATTATTCAGCAAAACAACCTTGTAAAAAAATTAGGTGTAAAAGGAAAAACACATAGAGATGCATTGCATTTAACATTAAAGTTTATAGGGGATTTTGAGGAAGAAAAAATAGAAAGCCTTTCAAGTGAAATTGAAAGATTTACAGAAAAAATCCACCCCTTTACCCTTACACTTGAGAAACTATCCTGTTTCCCTGATTGTTTTAAACCAAGAATAGTATTTGTATCATCAATCCCCCTTCAACCTATAAAAGCAATAGCGGAAAGCCTTGACTCAATCTGCGAAAGATTTGGAGTTAAACCTGAAAAAAGGCAGTTTAAACCCCACATCACAATTTACAGGGTAAAAAAACAGGCAAAGATTGAAGAAAAAAAGGTTAATCCACTTCAATTTACTGTAAACTCTATAACCCTATTTGAATCCATCCTAAAACCAGACAGAGCGTATTACAAGGTTG
- a CDS encoding competence/damage-inducible protein A, translated as MKKVTAEIIAIGSELLGASKVDTNSLFITKHLNKLGIEVSFKTVVGDNWESLKNAFETAINRVDIVISTGGLGPTEDDFTKEVVAELCKVSLKLDEKILENLKERFKVRGIAFPENSKKMALIPENAIPIPNGPGAAPGIFLECNGKTIILLPGVPREMQYMIENFVIERLNKKYKLPQRFSISMNFASIPEAIIDNTLKEIDFEENGITYAILASLRKVQVILSGFDKEKVEEFSKKVISKFPDVFFGYGDIFLENAVLDLLIEKNKTVAFAESCTGGWLGKLITDIPGSSKAFLGGIVSYSNEAKINILNVPEKTIEKFGAVSAQTAFFMANNVRKLFNSDFGIGITGVAGPSQSEKKPAGLVYIAASSKEKTVVKKYNFRGNREMVRQQSTSRAFDLLRKEFLK; from the coding sequence ATGAAAAAAGTAACTGCAGAAATAATAGCAATAGGGAGCGAATTGTTAGGGGCTTCAAAGGTTGACACAAACTCCCTTTTTATAACAAAACACCTGAACAAACTTGGAATTGAAGTCTCTTTCAAAACTGTTGTTGGAGACAATTGGGAGAGTTTAAAAAACGCATTTGAAACAGCAATAAACAGGGTTGATATAGTCATCTCAACAGGGGGATTGGGACCCACTGAAGACGATTTCACAAAAGAGGTGGTTGCTGAACTTTGCAAAGTGTCCCTTAAACTTGATGAAAAAATACTTGAAAATCTGAAGGAAAGGTTTAAAGTCAGGGGGATTGCATTTCCTGAAAACTCTAAAAAAATGGCTTTAATCCCTGAAAATGCTATTCCAATTCCAAACGGGCCCGGGGCTGCACCTGGAATATTTTTAGAATGCAATGGGAAAACAATTATTCTCCTTCCTGGAGTGCCAAGGGAAATGCAGTATATGATTGAAAACTTTGTCATTGAAAGACTTAATAAAAAATACAAATTGCCACAAAGATTTTCAATCTCAATGAACTTTGCATCAATCCCTGAAGCAATAATTGACAATACATTAAAGGAAATAGATTTTGAAGAAAATGGGATAACTTATGCAATTTTAGCGTCTTTAAGAAAGGTTCAGGTAATACTTTCTGGCTTTGACAAAGAAAAGGTGGAAGAATTTTCAAAAAAGGTAATATCAAAATTTCCTGACGTTTTTTTTGGATACGGAGACATATTCCTTGAAAATGCGGTTCTTGATTTGCTGATTGAAAAAAACAAAACTGTTGCCTTTGCTGAATCCTGTACAGGGGGATGGTTAGGCAAACTTATAACAGACATTCCCGGAAGTTCAAAGGCTTTTTTAGGCGGGATTGTAAGTTATTCAAATGAGGCAAAGATAAACATACTGAATGTTCCTGAAAAAACAATTGAAAAATTTGGCGCTGTATCTGCACAAACTGCATTTTTTATGGCAAACAATGTTAGAAAACTATTTAACTCTGACTTTGGAATAGGGATAACCGGAGTTGCCGGCCCCTCTCAATCAGAGAAAAAGCCTGCTGGTCTGGTCTATATTGCAGCATCTTCAAAAGAAAAAACTGTTGTAAAAAAATACAATTTCAGAGGCAATAGAGAAATGGTAAGGCAACAATCAACATCCCGCGCATTTGACTTATTGAGAAAGGAATTCTTAAAATGA
- a CDS encoding phosphoribosylamine--glycine ligase, producing MKRFTTEKKGQTQGEWGAVSPSPQINATTKETIKNKIIEPFMEGLKKEGINFKGTVFFGLMLTKKGPFVLEFNVRFGDPETQVILPRIENDIVPLLLSVAKGKLEGNIKISSNVAVNVVAVSRGYPGKYEKGFEINLPEPTSSNIIVFHAGTKLNEEGKLVTNGGRVLSVTALAPDVESARKEAYGFLKQIKFKGMFFRKDIAVI from the coding sequence ATAAAAAGATTTACGACGGAGAAAAAGGGCCAAACACAGGGGGAATGGGGGGCGGTATCTCCCTCACCTCAAATAAACGCAACAACGAAAGAAACAATTAAAAATAAAATTATAGAACCATTTATGGAAGGCTTGAAAAAGGAAGGAATTAATTTCAAAGGAACTGTATTCTTCGGTCTTATGCTTACAAAAAAAGGACCTTTTGTTCTTGAATTTAATGTAAGGTTTGGCGACCCTGAAACACAGGTAATACTGCCGCGAATTGAAAACGATATTGTGCCTTTGCTTTTGTCTGTTGCAAAGGGCAAGCTTGAAGGGAATATTAAAATATCAAGCAATGTGGCTGTTAATGTTGTTGCAGTCTCAAGGGGTTACCCTGGAAAATACGAAAAAGGCTTTGAGATAAACCTGCCTGAACCCACAAGTTCAAACATAATTGTATTTCACGCAGGAACAAAATTAAATGAAGAAGGGAAACTTGTAACAAATGGCGGAAGGGTTTTATCAGTAACAGCCCTTGCACCAGATGTTGAATCAGCAAGAAAAGAAGCGTACGGGTTTTTAAAGCAGATTAAATTTAAGGGAATGTTTTTCAGGAAAGATATAGCAGTAATATGA
- the purD gene encoding phosphoribosylamine--glycine ligase, producing the protein MKVLIIGSGGREHTLTWKISQSPLVDKIYCAPGNAGIANLAERVDIKPTDFDKLIDFAKNNKIDLTVVGPEQPLVEGIADRFEEEGLLIYGPKKEGAILEGSKIFAKKFMEKYNIPTAKYVVFENPVEARNYIGSGEITCPTVIKADGLAAGKGVVICENIVQGMNAITELMDNKKFGDAGEKVVLEEFLVGWEASIHIITDGNDYIILPSAKDHKKIYDGEKGPNTGGMGGGISLTSNKRNNERNN; encoded by the coding sequence ATGAAAGTTCTTATTATTGGTAGCGGAGGAAGGGAACACACATTAACGTGGAAAATTTCACAATCACCTTTGGTTGATAAAATTTACTGTGCACCGGGAAATGCAGGAATTGCAAACCTTGCTGAGCGCGTTGATATAAAGCCAACAGATTTTGACAAACTTATTGATTTTGCAAAAAACAACAAGATTGATTTAACTGTTGTGGGACCTGAGCAACCTCTTGTGGAAGGCATAGCAGACAGGTTTGAAGAAGAAGGGCTGTTAATCTATGGACCTAAAAAAGAGGGGGCAATTTTAGAAGGTTCTAAAATATTTGCCAAAAAATTTATGGAAAAATACAATATCCCAACTGCAAAGTATGTTGTTTTTGAAAACCCTGTTGAAGCAAGGAATTACATAGGAAGCGGGGAAATAACCTGCCCTACAGTAATCAAGGCAGACGGCCTTGCTGCCGGAAAGGGAGTTGTTATTTGCGAAAATATTGTTCAGGGAATGAATGCAATAACAGAATTAATGGATAACAAAAAATTTGGAGATGCTGGAGAAAAGGTTGTTCTTGAAGAGTTTTTAGTTGGCTGGGAAGCCTCAATTCACATAATTACAGATGGAAATGATTATATTATTTTGCCAAGCGCAAAAGACCATAAAAAGATTTACGACGGAGAAAAAGGGCCAAACACAGGGGGAATGGGGGGCGGTATCTCCCTCACCTCAAATAAACGCAACAACGAAAGAAACAATTAA
- the lexA gene encoding transcriptional repressor LexA encodes MKLTRKQRELLDCVSFLLEKNGHYPTLKEIADCMGLKSVSTVHEHIKKLNEKGVDVFSVASRDEPETKMVSIPLFGYVTAGEPVTVYEFEENVEVPASIVTTPMKTYALKIRGDSMIDEHICDGDIVIVEKRDTAYNGDIVIALVDGHETTVKKFRKRGKKVELIPANKEMKPMVFDENRVRIQGVVIGVVRKY; translated from the coding sequence ATGAAATTAACGAGAAAGCAAAGGGAGTTGCTTGACTGCGTTTCTTTTCTTCTTGAAAAGAACGGGCATTATCCCACTTTAAAAGAGATTGCCGATTGTATGGGACTTAAATCTGTTTCAACCGTTCATGAGCATATTAAAAAGCTTAACGAAAAGGGGGTTGATGTATTTTCGGTTGCTTCAAGGGATGAGCCTGAAACAAAGATGGTGAGTATTCCACTTTTTGGCTATGTTACAGCCGGTGAGCCTGTTACTGTTTACGAGTTTGAGGAGAATGTTGAAGTGCCTGCCTCAATTGTTACCACTCCTATGAAGACTTATGCTCTGAAAATTAGAGGAGATTCCATGATTGATGAGCATATTTGCGATGGGGATATTGTTATTGTTGAAAAAAGGGACACGGCGTACAACGGTGATATTGTTATTGCCCTTGTTGATGGACATGAAACTACTGTTAAAAAGTTTAGAAAAAGGGGAAAAAAGGTAGAGCTTATTCCTGCAAACAAGGAAATGAAGCCAATGGTTTTTGACGAGAATAGGGTGAGAATTCAGGGTGTCGTTATAGGGGTTGTGAGGAAGTATTAA